From the genome of Nodosilinea sp. FACHB-141, one region includes:
- a CDS encoding SDR family oxidoreductase, which produces MASPVVIVTGCSSGIGKALCQAFHRQGCRVVATARRLEAIDDLKAQGILTLPLDVTDSVAMNSVIDTVLAQIGRIDILVNNAGFGQFGPLMDLSPAQIHAQFQTNVLAPFELMQQVAPVMKEQRSGTIVNIGSISGIVTTPFSGAYSASKAALHSLSEALRMELAPFGIHVVTVQPGAIQSNFGQAADQGLTGVLSPDSWYAPLESKIRARAVLSQANATPVHDFAEQLVALVMKPHPPTTIRLGRKSRWLPLLKRLLPPKLMDFLLKRQFGLTQMPR; this is translated from the coding sequence ATGGCCTCTCCCGTCGTCATCGTTACCGGCTGTTCGTCGGGCATTGGCAAAGCGCTATGTCAGGCGTTTCATCGACAGGGCTGCCGGGTTGTGGCCACAGCCAGACGCCTAGAGGCAATAGATGACTTAAAAGCCCAAGGCATTCTTACCCTGCCGCTCGATGTCACCGATTCGGTGGCCATGAATTCGGTCATTGACACCGTTTTAGCCCAGATCGGTCGAATCGATATTTTGGTCAACAACGCGGGCTTTGGCCAGTTTGGTCCGCTGATGGATCTCAGTCCGGCGCAGATTCATGCTCAGTTTCAGACCAATGTGCTAGCCCCATTTGAGCTGATGCAGCAGGTAGCTCCGGTGATGAAGGAGCAGCGATCGGGCACCATCGTCAACATCGGCAGCATCTCGGGGATAGTTACAACGCCGTTTTCTGGAGCTTATAGCGCGTCAAAAGCAGCCTTGCACAGCCTGTCGGAGGCGCTGCGGATGGAGCTGGCTCCGTTTGGCATCCACGTGGTCACCGTGCAGCCCGGTGCCATCCAGTCGAACTTTGGCCAGGCTGCGGATCAGGGATTGACCGGGGTGCTCTCGCCAGACTCGTGGTATGCGCCCCTGGAGTCGAAGATTCGCGCCAGGGCGGTGCTGTCTCAAGCCAATGCTACGCCTGTCCACGACTTTGCCGAGCAGCTAGTGGCACTGGTGATGAAGCCTCATCCACCTACGACAATTCGACTAGGGAGAAAAAGCAGGTGGTTGCCGTTGCTCAAGCGGCTGTTGCCGCCCAAATTAATGGATTTTCTGCTCAAGCGACAGTTTGGGCTCACACAAATGCCCCGATGA
- the modA gene encoding molybdate ABC transporter substrate-binding protein: protein MSSIKDRRFLLRVCGGLAIALFAAGCGPSASTPQRSETPAQPVELTVSAAASLQDVLEAITPQFHAAYPTIKISYNFGASGALQQQIEQGAPADIFFSAAAKQMDALAEKGLVLKDSRQNLLTNSLVLIAPAQSQLAVTDIAQLKDAEVGVVAVGEFRSVPAGQYAEQVFTKLNLLEALQSKLVFSNSVRGVLAAVESGNADVGMVYATDATLSERVKVLATATAATHQPIVYPIAVVSNSPNPDAAKTLIAFLQTPAAQNKFKEFGFGVVAP, encoded by the coding sequence ATGTCTTCAATCAAGGACCGTAGATTTTTGCTTCGGGTTTGTGGGGGTCTAGCGATCGCTTTATTTGCCGCCGGCTGCGGTCCTTCTGCTTCGACACCTCAGCGTTCCGAAACCCCAGCGCAGCCGGTCGAACTCACCGTATCGGCGGCGGCTAGCTTGCAAGATGTCCTAGAGGCCATTACCCCGCAATTTCATGCGGCCTACCCCACGATTAAAATTAGCTATAACTTTGGTGCCTCGGGTGCCCTACAGCAGCAAATTGAACAGGGTGCCCCAGCCGATATCTTTTTTTCTGCCGCTGCTAAACAGATGGATGCGCTAGCAGAGAAGGGATTAGTCCTAAAGGATTCTCGGCAAAATCTGCTGACGAATAGCCTGGTGCTGATTGCCCCAGCTCAGTCGCAACTTGCGGTTACAGATATTGCCCAACTTAAAGATGCTGAGGTGGGCGTTGTTGCGGTGGGCGAGTTTCGCAGCGTGCCGGCAGGGCAGTACGCAGAGCAAGTGTTTACCAAGCTAAATTTGCTGGAGGCCTTGCAGTCCAAGCTGGTGTTTAGTAACAGCGTGCGGGGGGTGTTGGCCGCTGTAGAAAGCGGCAACGCCGACGTGGGCATGGTCTATGCCACCGATGCGACCCTCTCGGAGCGAGTTAAGGTGTTGGCTACGGCGACCGCGGCGACTCATCAGCCGATTGTTTACCCGATCGCAGTCGTCAGCAATAGCCCTAACCCCGACGCCGCGAAGACATTGATCGCGTTTTTGCAGACCCCTGCCGCCCAAAACAAGTTTAAGGAATTTGGCTTTGGGGTTGTCGCTCCGTAA
- the modB gene encoding molybdate ABC transporter permease subunit, whose product MTFSPLWISLRIAAIATLLAFVLGIAAAQFMQGYRGRWRSLLDSLFLAPMVLPPTVLGFLLLLLLGRYGPLGVLMGTAGINVVFTWYAAVITATVVAFPLMYKTVLGSLEQIDRSVQQAARTLGATEWQLFLGITLPLALPGIGAGTALAFTRALGEFGATLMLAGNIPGKTQTLPMAIFFAVEAGAFHEAALWTGVILAISLGGLVLMNRWQSQGARRPALRWLDRGWAIVRRTLHKPFNRQRLPLTPHPLHPTPQPPHLSVNLTHHLPRFNLDVAFSTDRHPLGLLGASGAGKSLILRCLAGLETPHSGRIVMNGRVLFDSALSINLPSRDRRVGYLFQHYALFPHLTVAQNIAYGLRGESKVTIARKVAEQLQQVQLVGFGDRYPHQLSGGQQQRVALARALAPNPEILLLDEPFSALDAHLRSELEKQLLKTLTSYQGLTLFVSHNLEEAYRVCQRLLVLSEGSIEAEGPKQAIFDRPGSVTVAQLTGCKNVSALQRQGDHTLTALDWCCTLQTLEPVLPAHTHVGIRAHRLTFPEQPTQPNTFPGWIAWTSETPHRISLYLKLGSPPSGLDDYYLQAEVFKDRWAELKERPFPWYVHLDPGQLLLLGS is encoded by the coding sequence ATGACTTTCTCTCCCCTGTGGATCTCCCTTCGGATTGCTGCGATCGCTACTCTGCTAGCGTTTGTCTTAGGTATCGCTGCCGCGCAGTTTATGCAGGGCTATCGGGGTCGCTGGCGATCGCTCTTAGACAGCTTGTTTTTGGCCCCGATGGTGCTGCCCCCTACGGTGCTGGGCTTTCTACTGCTGCTGCTGCTGGGTCGGTATGGCCCCCTTGGGGTTCTAATGGGGACAGCCGGCATCAACGTCGTGTTTACCTGGTATGCAGCGGTGATCACCGCGACGGTAGTGGCGTTTCCGCTGATGTACAAAACCGTATTGGGTAGCCTAGAGCAGATCGATCGCTCCGTGCAGCAGGCCGCCCGCACTTTGGGTGCAACGGAGTGGCAGCTGTTTTTGGGCATTACGCTGCCCCTGGCCCTGCCCGGCATTGGGGCCGGCACCGCCCTGGCCTTTACCCGTGCTCTGGGTGAGTTTGGGGCTACCCTCATGCTGGCGGGCAATATTCCGGGCAAAACCCAGACCCTGCCCATGGCAATTTTCTTCGCTGTGGAAGCTGGGGCCTTTCACGAAGCCGCCCTGTGGACTGGGGTAATTTTGGCTATTTCCCTAGGCGGACTGGTGTTGATGAACCGCTGGCAATCCCAAGGCGCTAGGCGGCCAGCCCTGCGGTGGCTCGATCGAGGCTGGGCCATAGTTCGCCGTACCTTGCACAAGCCATTCAACCGTCAACGTCTACCCCTTACGCCCCACCCATTACACCCGACCCCTCAACCCCCTCACCTCTCCGTTAACCTCACCCACCACCTGCCCAGGTTTAACCTAGATGTAGCCTTTTCCACCGATCGCCATCCCCTGGGGCTACTGGGGGCCTCGGGGGCAGGCAAAAGCCTAATTTTGAGATGTCTAGCGGGGCTAGAGACGCCCCACAGTGGGCGCATTGTGATGAACGGGCGGGTGCTGTTCGACTCAGCGTTGAGCATTAATCTACCCAGCCGCGATCGCAGAGTCGGCTATCTCTTCCAACATTACGCTCTGTTTCCCCATCTGACGGTGGCCCAAAATATTGCCTACGGACTGCGGGGCGAGTCGAAAGTGACGATCGCCCGTAAGGTAGCTGAGCAGCTTCAGCAGGTGCAGCTGGTTGGGTTTGGCGATCGCTATCCCCACCAGCTCTCTGGCGGTCAGCAACAGCGGGTGGCCTTGGCTCGCGCTCTGGCTCCCAACCCCGAAATTCTGCTGCTCGATGAGCCCTTTTCGGCACTCGATGCCCACCTGCGTAGCGAACTTGAAAAGCAGCTGCTCAAGACCCTGACTAGCTACCAAGGCCTCACTCTATTTGTCAGCCACAATTTGGAAGAAGCCTACCGGGTGTGTCAGCGCTTGCTAGTGCTCTCGGAGGGCAGCATCGAAGCCGAGGGGCCAAAACAAGCCATTTTTGACCGCCCCGGCAGCGTGACCGTGGCTCAGCTTACCGGCTGCAAAAACGTCTCAGCTCTGCAACGCCAGGGCGATCACACCCTAACCGCGCTGGACTGGTGCTGCACCCTGCAAACTCTGGAGCCGGTGCTGCCCGCCCACACCCATGTGGGCATTCGCGCCCATCGCCTGACTTTCCCAGAGCAGCCTACCCAGCCCAACACCTTTCCCGGCTGGATTGCCTGGACCAGCGAAACGCCCCACCGCATTAGCCTCTATCTCAAGCTGGGCAGCCCCCCATCTGGCCTCGACGATTATTACCTTCAAGCAGAGGTCTTCAAAGACAGATGGGCTGAATTGAAGGAGCGGCCTTTTCCTTGGTATGTGCACCTTGATCCAGGCCAGCTACTTTTACTGGGGAGTTAG
- a CDS encoding bifunctional acetate--CoA ligase family protein/GNAT family N-acetyltransferase: MLTRPDPVMDLWKTGSHPLDPIFAPRSVAVIGATERPGSVGRTVLWNLIRHPFGGTVYPINPKRRNVLGVQAFDRIQSLPEVVDLALIAIPAPGVPAVVQDCVDAGVRGAIILSAGFKEIGAEGVELERQIKAIAAGRMRLIGPNCLGIQNPLTGLNATFASHLARQGNVGFISQSGALCTSILDWSLRENVGFSAFISLGSMLDVGWGDLIDYLGDDPHTHSIVIYMESIGDARSFLSAAREVALSKPIIVIKAGRTQAAAQAAASHTGALTGSDAVLDAAFRRCGVLRVDHIDELFDTAEVLAKQPRPRGPRLSIITNAGGPGVLATDALIRAGGTLAKLSVASVEALNGALPSHWSHGNPIDILGDAEPARFAEALKTTLADPDSDGCLVVLTPQAMTDPTKTAQAVVETWRSSESSQPILASWMGGAEVDAGEDILNRAGIPTYRYPDLAARLFGLLWRHSYALKGLYETPTLTTNHGIDRASVATLLQTAQAEARSLLTETESKALLAAYGIPVVPTQVVATVEEAIAAANQIGYPVVLKLYSLTLTHKTDVGGVQLNLDDSHAVARAFERIRTGVTEKAGAEHFQGVTVQPMIRVDGYELILGSSQDPQFGPVLLFGTGGQLVEVFQDSAIALPPLNSTLARRLMEQTLIYKALQGVRGREAVDLDALEQLLVRFSQLVAEQPDIASIDINPLIASFDRLLALDARVILRAPDSPPARLAIRPYPTQYVWPGRDGVTIRPIRPEDEPLITAFHDMVSEQSVYLRYFHAIKHSTRIAHDRLTRICFNDYDREIALVAEMSSPDPKIIGVCRLTQKYALPEAEFAMLIADPYQGQGFGTELLNRLIEVARAEGLHRLTGEILAENHGMQRLCKRVGFQLKPTAEPGILSAILDLTV; this comes from the coding sequence ATGCTGACCCGCCCCGACCCAGTCATGGATCTTTGGAAAACCGGGAGCCATCCCCTCGACCCCATCTTTGCTCCCCGGTCGGTGGCGGTGATCGGGGCCACCGAGCGCCCTGGCAGCGTGGGCCGCACGGTGCTGTGGAATTTGATTCGCCACCCCTTTGGCGGCACGGTGTACCCAATTAATCCCAAGCGGCGCAATGTGCTGGGCGTTCAGGCGTTCGATCGCATCCAGTCTCTCCCCGAAGTGGTGGATTTGGCGCTCATTGCTATTCCTGCCCCTGGGGTGCCTGCCGTGGTGCAGGATTGTGTGGATGCCGGGGTCAGAGGCGCGATCATTCTCTCGGCGGGGTTTAAGGAAATTGGTGCCGAGGGCGTTGAGCTAGAGCGGCAGATTAAGGCGATCGCTGCGGGTCGTATGCGGCTGATTGGCCCCAACTGCCTGGGCATTCAAAATCCACTGACCGGTCTCAATGCGACCTTTGCCAGCCACCTGGCGAGGCAAGGCAACGTTGGCTTTATCAGCCAGAGCGGGGCGCTGTGCACCTCCATTCTCGACTGGAGCCTGCGGGAGAACGTGGGCTTCAGCGCCTTCATCTCCTTGGGTTCCATGCTCGACGTGGGCTGGGGCGACCTGATCGACTACCTGGGCGACGACCCTCACACCCATAGCATCGTCATCTATATGGAATCGATTGGGGATGCCAGGTCGTTTTTGTCGGCGGCGCGGGAGGTGGCCCTGAGCAAGCCAATCATTGTGATTAAAGCGGGGCGCACCCAGGCGGCGGCTCAGGCGGCGGCCTCCCACACTGGGGCGCTGACGGGCAGCGATGCGGTGTTGGATGCGGCTTTTCGTCGCTGCGGCGTGCTGCGGGTTGACCACATCGACGAGTTATTTGATACCGCCGAAGTGCTCGCTAAGCAGCCGCGCCCTCGGGGCCCGCGCCTGAGCATTATCACCAACGCAGGCGGTCCCGGGGTGCTGGCAACAGACGCGTTAATTCGCGCTGGGGGCACCCTAGCGAAGCTTTCTGTCGCTAGCGTGGAGGCTTTAAATGGGGCGCTGCCCTCCCACTGGAGCCACGGCAACCCCATCGACATTTTGGGGGACGCGGAACCGGCCCGATTTGCCGAGGCGCTCAAGACCACCCTGGCCGACCCCGACAGCGACGGCTGCTTGGTGGTGCTCACCCCCCAGGCTATGACCGACCCGACCAAAACCGCCCAGGCGGTAGTCGAAACCTGGCGCAGCAGCGAATCGAGCCAGCCTATTCTAGCCAGCTGGATGGGAGGAGCTGAGGTTGATGCCGGCGAAGACATTCTCAATCGGGCGGGGATACCCACCTATCGCTACCCCGATTTGGCGGCGCGGCTGTTTGGGCTGCTGTGGCGGCACAGCTACGCCCTCAAGGGGCTCTACGAAACCCCGACCCTAACCACCAACCACGGCATCGATCGCGCCTCTGTTGCCACCCTTCTGCAAACGGCCCAGGCTGAAGCCCGCTCGCTTCTCACCGAGACTGAGTCAAAGGCGTTGCTGGCGGCCTACGGCATTCCGGTGGTGCCGACGCAGGTGGTGGCGACAGTGGAGGAAGCGATCGCCGCTGCCAACCAAATTGGCTACCCGGTAGTCCTCAAACTCTACAGCCTCACCCTCACCCACAAAACCGACGTGGGCGGTGTGCAGCTCAACCTCGACGACAGCCATGCCGTCGCTCGGGCCTTTGAACGCATCCGCACTGGCGTGACCGAAAAAGCCGGAGCCGAGCACTTCCAGGGCGTTACTGTGCAGCCGATGATTCGCGTCGATGGCTATGAGCTGATTTTGGGCAGCAGCCAAGACCCGCAGTTTGGCCCGGTGCTGCTGTTTGGCACCGGCGGCCAGCTAGTCGAGGTGTTTCAGGATAGCGCGATCGCCCTGCCTCCCCTCAACAGCACCCTGGCCCGTCGCCTAATGGAGCAAACCCTAATCTACAAAGCTCTCCAGGGAGTGCGGGGTCGAGAGGCTGTGGACTTGGATGCCCTAGAGCAGCTTTTAGTGCGCTTTAGCCAGCTAGTGGCAGAGCAGCCCGATATTGCCTCTATTGATATCAACCCTCTAATTGCCTCGTTTGACAGACTGCTGGCCTTAGATGCTCGGGTGATACTGCGTGCTCCAGACTCACCGCCAGCCCGCCTAGCCATTCGCCCCTACCCCACCCAATATGTTTGGCCGGGGCGCGACGGTGTCACCATTCGCCCCATCCGCCCCGAAGACGAGCCGCTGATCACCGCCTTCCACGACATGGTGTCTGAGCAGAGCGTTTACCTGCGCTACTTCCACGCCATCAAGCACAGCACCCGCATCGCTCATGATCGCCTCACCCGCATCTGCTTTAACGACTACGATCGTGAGATCGCTCTGGTGGCCGAAATGAGCAGCCCCGATCCCAAAATTATCGGCGTCTGTCGGCTCACCCAAAAGTACGCACTGCCCGAGGCCGAGTTTGCCATGCTGATAGCCGACCCCTACCAGGGCCAGGGCTTTGGCACCGAACTGCTGAACCGCCTGATCGAGGTAGCCCGCGCAGAAGGGCTGCACCGCTTGACGGGGGAAATTTTGGCTGAGAACCATGGCATGCAGCGCCTGTGCAAGCGGGTCGGGTTTCAGCTCAAACCGACGGCGGAACCCGGCATTTTATCCGCAATATTAGACCTGACCGTTTGA
- the moaA gene encoding GTP 3',8-cyclase MoaA encodes MPAIDYLRISLVDRCNFQCQYCMPEGADLQYLPQQAWLTRAELRQLLEEVFMPLGFSNFRLTGGEPLVRPGIVDIVRDIAALSGTKDLSLTTNAFLLSGLAQDLWDAGLRRVNISLDSLDPVIFDQIVGGRGKSRWPQVWDGIQTAHQVGFSPLKLNVVVIPGVNDHEVLDLAALTLDREWHVRFIEFMPIGNDSLFEAKGWVDSETLRDRIRQRWGLTGGDVLGHGPADVFQIPGAKGTVGFISQMSECFCDRCNRMRLSADGWLRPCLLNETGQLDLKTPLRQGVSTAELKHQVAALLADKPEINYKMRQSGTTGAYGRTMSQIGG; translated from the coding sequence ATGCCCGCCATTGACTACCTGCGCATTAGCCTTGTGGATCGCTGCAACTTTCAGTGTCAGTACTGCATGCCGGAGGGGGCCGACTTGCAGTACCTACCCCAGCAAGCGTGGCTGACCCGCGCCGAACTGCGGCAGCTCCTAGAGGAGGTCTTCATGCCCCTAGGGTTCTCAAACTTTCGGCTCACCGGGGGCGAGCCGCTGGTGAGACCCGGCATTGTAGATATCGTGCGCGATATAGCCGCATTGTCGGGGACAAAGGATTTATCCCTGACCACCAACGCGTTCTTACTCAGCGGCTTGGCGCAGGATCTTTGGGACGCCGGGCTGCGGCGCGTCAACATTAGCCTCGATTCGCTAGATCCCGTGATTTTTGATCAAATCGTGGGGGGGCGAGGAAAATCCCGCTGGCCCCAGGTTTGGGACGGCATTCAGACCGCTCACCAAGTCGGATTCTCGCCGCTCAAGCTCAATGTGGTGGTGATTCCGGGCGTCAACGACCACGAAGTGTTGGATTTGGCGGCCCTAACCCTCGATCGCGAGTGGCACGTGCGCTTTATTGAGTTCATGCCCATCGGCAACGACAGCCTGTTTGAGGCCAAGGGCTGGGTTGATTCGGAGACGCTGCGCGATCGCATTCGCCAGCGCTGGGGCCTTACTGGCGGCGACGTGCTCGGCCACGGTCCGGCAGATGTGTTCCAGATTCCGGGCGCGAAGGGCACCGTGGGATTCATTAGCCAGATGTCGGAGTGCTTTTGCGATCGCTGCAACCGCATGCGCTTGTCGGCCGACGGCTGGCTGCGCCCCTGCCTGCTCAACGAAACTGGGCAGCTCGACCTCAAAACCCCCTTGCGCCAGGGCGTTTCTACCGCTGAACTCAAGCACCAAGTGGCGGCCCTGCTAGCCGATAAGCCCGAGATCAACTACAAAATGCGCCAGTCGGGCACTACCGGAGCCTACGGTCGCACCATGTCGCAGATTGGGGGCTAG
- the ilvA gene encoding threonine ammonia-lyase, biosynthetic — translation MPTDYLERILTARVYDVAQETPLDIAPSLSARLHNRLLLKREDMQSVFSFKLRGAYNKMAHLSPEQLAAGVIASSAGNHAQGVALGAKQLGTRAIIVMPTTTPMMKVNAVRARGGEVVLYGETYDDAYAYARQLSDEKGLTFVHPFDDPDVIAGQGTIGMEILRQHPQPIHAMFVAIGGGGLISGIAAYVKRLRPEIKIIGVEPIEADAMSRSLKAGERVRLSTVGLFADGVAVRQVGEETFRLCQQYVDDVILVSTDDICAAIKDVFEDTRSILEPAGALAIAGAKAYVESTGITDQTLVAVACGANMNFDRLRFVAERAEIGEHREAIFAVTIPETPGSLKAFCECLGTRNLTEFNYRIADNHEAHIFVGLEVQGRADAAAMAQVFESKGLKTLDLTDDELSKMHLRHMVGGKSSLAHDELLYRFEFPERPGALMKFVSAMSPDWNISLFHYRNNGSDYGRIVTGIQVPPQEMPQWQSFLDTLGYQYWDENQNPAYKLFLG, via the coding sequence ATGCCTACCGACTACCTCGAACGCATTCTCACCGCCCGGGTTTACGACGTAGCGCAGGAAACGCCTCTGGATATTGCCCCCAGCTTATCGGCGCGGCTGCACAATCGGCTGCTGCTGAAGCGGGAAGATATGCAGTCGGTGTTTTCATTCAAGCTGCGGGGAGCCTACAACAAAATGGCCCACCTATCGCCGGAGCAGCTGGCGGCGGGGGTGATTGCCTCATCGGCAGGCAACCATGCCCAGGGGGTAGCACTAGGGGCCAAGCAGCTAGGCACCCGCGCCATCATTGTCATGCCTACCACCACCCCAATGATGAAGGTGAACGCGGTGAGGGCGCGGGGCGGCGAAGTGGTGCTCTACGGCGAAACCTACGACGATGCCTACGCCTACGCCCGTCAGCTCTCCGACGAAAAGGGCCTGACCTTTGTGCACCCCTTCGATGACCCGGACGTGATTGCGGGCCAGGGCACCATCGGCATGGAGATTTTGCGGCAGCATCCCCAGCCCATTCACGCTATGTTTGTGGCGATCGGCGGTGGCGGGTTGATCTCGGGCATTGCCGCCTACGTGAAACGGCTGCGGCCTGAGATCAAGATCATTGGCGTGGAGCCGATCGAGGCCGATGCCATGTCGCGATCGCTGAAAGCTGGAGAGCGAGTGCGGTTGAGCACCGTGGGTCTGTTTGCCGATGGCGTGGCGGTGCGCCAAGTCGGGGAAGAAACCTTTCGCCTCTGTCAGCAGTATGTGGACGACGTTATTTTGGTGAGCACCGACGACATCTGCGCCGCCATTAAGGATGTTTTTGAAGACACGCGATCGATTTTGGAACCGGCGGGGGCGCTGGCGATCGCCGGAGCCAAAGCCTATGTCGAAAGCACAGGCATCACCGACCAAACCTTGGTGGCGGTGGCCTGCGGGGCCAACATGAACTTCGATCGCCTGCGGTTTGTTGCTGAGCGAGCCGAGATTGGCGAACACCGTGAGGCGATCTTTGCCGTCACCATTCCCGAAACGCCGGGCAGCCTCAAAGCCTTTTGCGAATGCCTGGGCACCCGTAACCTGACCGAGTTTAACTACCGTATTGCCGACAACCACGAGGCCCACATTTTTGTTGGGCTAGAAGTCCAGGGCCGGGCCGATGCCGCCGCCATGGCCCAAGTATTTGAATCCAAAGGTTTAAAGACGCTGGATCTCACCGACGATGAGTTGTCGAAAATGCACCTGCGCCACATGGTCGGCGGCAAGTCATCCCTGGCCCACGACGAGCTGCTCTACCGCTTTGAGTTCCCCGAGCGCCCCGGCGCGCTAATGAAGTTTGTCAGCGCCATGAGCCCCGACTGGAATATCAGCCTGTTTCACTACCGCAACAACGGCTCCGACTATGGCCGCATCGTCACCGGCATTCAAGTGCCGCCCCAGGAAATGCCCCAGTGGCAGAGCTTCCTCGACACCCTTGGCTATCAGTATTGGGATGAGAACCAGAACCCCGCCTACAAGCTGTTTTTAGGCTAG
- a CDS encoding methyl-accepting chemotaxis protein: MMFLFKRLASSKIRTRIFVGYLFGALTLTAIGTVTYSAIEQIRARLVSVSASQQQLSRAQQIMWLDEVLTQSMRNYVLTQDSRWQERYDFYFTPLEDLIIAAQADAADPKIQALFDQQKGLNDTLAELETESLKLLEAGQPKQALAVLDGAEYQQAKDAYTETIESFLNDSQNGLAALESDLNSTLDFSSQLALGILWGSILVGLGVIVLAYYLAGRITQPILATAAIVQRIADGDLHVEIPAGRDDEIGRMLEALRMMTTRLSTIIQDEQVAAKQMLEISAHLNDAAQGLSFGNSKQAAGVAQTTVSIEQMNVVINSNAEKAKHTYQSAVQSATMVNEGEKAVTETVQVMREIIAKIHVIEDIAEQTNMLALNATMEAARAGEHGRGFAVVAKEVRKLAEHSRTAAEEITALADRSMVVSKRTGDLFKQIVPSIHQTSGLMADITRASLEQNNGIAQINSAMGQLDEVTQHNAVAAEQLATSSHAMASHAAHLQRAMAYFKL; encoded by the coding sequence ATGATGTTTCTATTTAAGAGATTGGCCTCTAGCAAAATTCGCACGCGGATTTTTGTGGGTTATCTCTTCGGTGCACTCACGCTCACCGCTATCGGTACCGTGACTTACTCCGCCATCGAGCAAATTCGCGCCAGGCTGGTTTCTGTCAGCGCATCACAACAACAACTCTCCCGCGCTCAGCAGATCATGTGGTTAGACGAAGTGCTCACTCAGTCGATGCGCAACTATGTATTGACCCAAGACAGCCGCTGGCAAGAACGCTACGATTTCTATTTCACCCCGCTAGAAGACCTAATTATTGCGGCCCAGGCCGATGCTGCTGACCCTAAAATTCAGGCGCTTTTTGATCAGCAAAAGGGGCTCAACGACACACTGGCTGAGTTAGAGACAGAATCCCTTAAGCTGCTAGAGGCGGGGCAACCTAAACAAGCCCTGGCTGTACTAGATGGTGCTGAGTACCAACAGGCTAAAGATGCCTATACCGAAACTATCGAGAGTTTTCTGAACGATTCTCAAAACGGGCTCGCCGCCCTTGAAAGTGATCTCAATAGCACCCTTGATTTTTCATCCCAGCTAGCGTTAGGCATCCTGTGGGGCAGCATTCTAGTTGGCCTCGGGGTGATCGTCTTGGCCTACTATCTGGCGGGTCGCATTACGCAGCCGATTCTCGCTACAGCGGCGATCGTGCAGCGCATTGCCGACGGAGATCTGCATGTTGAAATCCCGGCCGGCAGAGACGACGAAATTGGCCGCATGCTGGAGGCCCTGAGGATGATGACAACGCGTCTGTCCACCATTATTCAAGATGAACAGGTGGCGGCCAAACAGATGCTGGAGATTTCCGCCCATCTCAACGATGCCGCCCAGGGGCTTTCCTTCGGCAATTCTAAGCAAGCAGCTGGGGTGGCGCAAACGACAGTGTCGATTGAGCAAATGAATGTCGTCATTAACAGCAATGCCGAAAAAGCCAAGCACACCTACCAATCGGCAGTTCAGTCGGCAACCATGGTGAATGAGGGCGAAAAAGCCGTCACTGAAACAGTGCAAGTGATGCGAGAAATTATTGCCAAAATCCACGTCATCGAAGACATTGCCGAACAGACTAACATGCTGGCCCTAAATGCCACTATGGAGGCCGCCCGGGCCGGCGAACATGGCAGAGGGTTTGCCGTAGTCGCCAAGGAAGTGCGTAAGCTGGCCGAACACAGTCGCACTGCCGCTGAGGAAATTACGGCCCTAGCCGACCGCAGCATGGTAGTGAGCAAACGCACCGGCGATCTCTTCAAGCAAATTGTCCCCAGCATTCATCAAACCTCGGGGCTAATGGCCGACATCACCCGCGCCAGCCTAGAGCAAAACAACGGCATTGCCCAAATCAACAGCGCTATGGGGCAGCTAGACGAAGTCACTCAGCACAATGCGGTAGCGGCAGAGCAACTGGCAACCTCTAGCCACGCCATGGCGTCCCACGCGGCCCACCTCCAGCGGGCTATGGCTTACTTTAAGCTCTAG
- a CDS encoding DUF2584 family protein, with the protein MPCEINSLLKLKPSQGYPAVLEVGARHQVQKGGYRIFPIDVPLSLVDENWLAHSDIVIEKLTWEHQTTALEFRIHRVYTTPFAVQ; encoded by the coding sequence ATGCCCTGTGAAATTAACAGTTTGCTCAAACTTAAGCCCAGTCAGGGCTACCCCGCTGTTCTCGAAGTCGGAGCTCGCCACCAGGTGCAAAAAGGCGGCTATCGCATTTTTCCCATCGATGTGCCGCTGAGTTTAGTCGATGAAAACTGGCTTGCCCACAGCGACATCGTCATCGAAAAACTCACCTGGGAGCACCAGACCACCGCTTTAGAGTTTCGGATTCACCGCGTCTACACAACCCCGTTCGCTGTTCAGTAG